The Micromonospora sp. WMMD961 genome has a segment encoding these proteins:
- a CDS encoding LLM class flavin-dependent oxidoreductase, which translates to MRIGIVILPDQRWAEAQRRWRQVDEWGFDHAWTYDHLGWRDLVDGPWFDSMATLTAAATVTSRIRLGTLVASPNFRHPAAFARQITTVDDVSAGRLLLGLGAGGIGFDSAVLGGETLPPRQRVDRFAEFAELLDLILREDGTTWRGDWFAAVDARNNPGCVQQPRVPFVMAANGPRSMRLVTRFGQGWVTTGTGDDNDLESWWGSVSALSARMDRALDEAGRDPATLDRYLSLDAAPVFSLSSAQFFADQVGRAADLGFTDVVTHWPRASSWYAGDENVLSDVATGLLPELRG; encoded by the coding sequence ATGCGGATTGGCATCGTGATCCTGCCGGACCAGCGGTGGGCGGAGGCGCAGCGTCGGTGGCGGCAGGTCGACGAGTGGGGATTCGACCACGCCTGGACGTACGACCACCTGGGTTGGCGGGACCTGGTCGACGGCCCGTGGTTCGACTCGATGGCCACGTTGACCGCCGCCGCGACGGTCACCTCCCGGATCCGGCTGGGCACCCTCGTGGCGTCGCCGAACTTCCGGCACCCGGCCGCGTTCGCCCGGCAGATCACCACTGTGGACGACGTCTCTGCCGGTCGGCTGCTGCTCGGCCTGGGCGCGGGCGGCATCGGTTTCGACTCGGCCGTGCTGGGCGGTGAGACGCTGCCGCCGCGTCAGCGCGTCGACCGGTTCGCCGAGTTCGCCGAGCTGCTCGATCTGATCCTGCGCGAGGACGGCACGACCTGGCGCGGTGACTGGTTCGCCGCGGTCGACGCCCGCAACAATCCGGGCTGCGTCCAGCAGCCCCGGGTGCCCTTCGTGATGGCCGCCAACGGGCCGCGGTCGATGCGGCTGGTGACCCGGTTCGGCCAGGGCTGGGTGACCACCGGCACCGGCGACGACAACGACCTGGAGAGCTGGTGGGGCAGCGTGTCGGCGCTGTCCGCGCGGATGGACCGCGCGCTGGACGAGGCCGGCCGCGACCCGGCCACCCTGGACCGTTATCTCTCGCTGGACGCCGCGCCGGTGTTCTCGCTCAGCAGCGCCCAGTTCTTCGCCGACCAGGTCGGCCGGGCCGCCGACCTGGGCTTCACCGACGTGGTGACGCACTGGCCACGGGCCAGCAGCTGGTACGCCGGCGACGAGAACGTGCTGTCGGACGTGGCGACCGGACTGCTGCCGGAGCTGCGTGGCTGA